The Streptomyces nigra genome includes the window TTCCTGCGCAGCAGATAGGTGTCCATGATCCACCCCTTGCGCTCCCGGGCCTCCGCCCGCAGCCGCTCGATACGGGGCGCCGCCTCGGCGATCGGGCCTGAAACCAGGATCTCGTCGGGCGTCCCCAGGTAGGCGCCCCAGTAGATGTCGAGGTCCTCGTCGGCGTACTGCCGGAAGCGCTGATGCGCGTCGAGCATGACGACCACGTCGTCCACCCCGTCCGGGAACCCCTCGGCCAGCCGCCGCCCCGTGGTGATCTGCACGGGCCGCGCGACCCGGTTCAGGCCGGTGCGGTGCCGGGCGGCCAGCGAGGAGACGCTGCTGATGCCGGGGATGACGTCGTAGGCGAAGGCGACCGTCCCGGACGCCAGCACCTCCTCCAGGATGGCGAGCGTGCTGTCGTACAGCGCGGGGTCGCCCCACACCAGGAAGGCGCCCGTCTCGTCCTCGCCCAGCTCGTCGGCGATCAGCCGCGCGTAGATCCCGGCCCGCGCGCTGCGCCAGTCGCCGACCGCGGGGGAGTAGGCGGCGCCCCCGGCGGAGCGGTCCCGGTCGGGGTCCCGTGCCTCGACGATCCGGTACGTCCCCTCCGGCACGTGCGCGTCCAGCATGTCCCGGCGCAACCCCGTGAGGTCCGACTTCACCTCGCCCTTGTCGAGGATGAAGAACACGTCCGTATCGCGGAGCGCCCGGACCGCCTGCAGCGTCAGCTGCTCCGGGTCGCCCGCGCCGATGCCGATCACATGAATGGTTCGCACGCCCCGAGTCTGCCGCACCTGTCCGAGGGGCCGGACACCGCGTCCCAGGCGGCCCGATCGGTGCGCTGTCCCGCCCTACACGGCCCCCCGCAGCCGGGGCGCCCGCGCCCCCGCGTCCACGGGCCCGCCGTCCCGTTCCACCTCGTCCGCCAGCTGCCGGGCCCACGCCGTCAGGGCGGCCGGGTCCATGCCGTACGGCCGGGGCTCCCCGGTCACCGCCGTCCACTCCTCCACGGCGCCGGCGCCGCGCCGCAGCAGACGGGCCCCGCCGGTGGTGTTGCCGCGCGCCGCGTGTGTGAGGCCCACCGCGAGCTGGGCCAGCCCCCGCCACAGGGCCCGCTCCTCCTCGGGGCCCGACTTCCAGGCGTCCTCGAACACCTCGTGCGCGTGGAACGGCTTCCCCGCGTCCAGCAGCTCCTGCGCCTCGGCGACGGTCTCCGCCGGGGTGCGCACGACCCCCTCGGGCTGCCGGTCGACCCCGTCCGCGCCGTACGGCAGGGGCCGCCCCAGCCCGTCCCGCGGCCGGGCGTTGCGCGCCCGCCCCTCAGGGTCCCGATCGCGTTCCCCGGCCTGTCCTCGTTCCGACGATGTGCTGCCCATGCACCCGATTGTCCCTCCCCGCCCGTACGACACGGACGCCCGCTTCGGCGTCGGGACGGAGTGGGGTAAAGTGCTGTCCGCCCGATCGCGCGGTACGCCGTGCGGCAGGCACCGGGACGTGGCGCAGCTTGGTAGCGCACTTGACTGGGGGTCAAGGGGTCGCAGGTTCAAATCCTGTCGTCCCGACGGTTTCGATCAGCGGGTCTCGCCGTACGCGGCGGGCCCGCTGTTCGCGTTCCGGCGGCATGATCGGTGTGGCGGCGCGGGCGGCGCCGGGATGGTGGAATCGCCCCATGACCAACTCGCTCAGTCACCCGGCCGGTGCCCGATGACCGCCGGTATCGACACCCCCGACCGCCGCGGCCGCACCGGGCTCGACCGGGCCGGCCGGGACCTCACCGGCAATCCCCGGGTCCGGGTCCGCGACGTGCAGCTGCTGTCCAGCCACTGGTACGTCGAGCGCACCACCACCTTCGACTTCCAGCACGCCGACGGCACCTGGACCACCCAGCAGCGCGAGACCCACGACCGGGGCAACGGGGCCACGATGCTGCTCTACGACGCCGCGCGCGAAACCGTCCTCCTCACTCGCCAGTTCCGCTTCCCCGTCTACGTCAACGGCCACCCCGACGGCATGCTGGTCGAGACCCCCGGCGGACTGCTCGACGAGGACGACGAGCACCCTGAGATCGCCGTGCGCCGCGAGGTGGTCGAGGAGACCGGGCACACCATCGGCGCCGTCCAGCATGTCTTCGACGTGTACATGAGCCCCGGCTCGGTCACCGAACGCGTCAGTTTCTACGCCGCCGAGTACGGCCCGTCGACCCGCACCCACGAGGGCGGGGGACTGGAGGAGGAGGGCGAGGACATCGAGATCGTCGAACTGCCGTTCCGGCGGGCCCTGGAGATGATCCGCACGGGGGAGATCGCCGACGCCAAGACGATCATGCTGCTGCAATGGGCGGCCCTGGAGGGGCCGTTCGCGAAGTGACCACCCAGCCCCCGCGTCCCGGCCCGCCCTGCTGACCGGCCGGGCCGGGGGTACGCTCCGAAGAGGAGCCGAAGGAGAGTGGCATGCCTCTGTTCCCGACCGAGCGGTCCGTGCGGACGACCCCGGAAGGTCTCCTGTGGGAGCCCAGTGACCGCTGGGTCCGCGGCCGCAAGGGCGAGGTCACGGTCGTCGACAGCAGGCACCCGGTCCTGGTCTGGGAGCCCGACGTCCCCGTCCCGTGCTACAGCTTCCCGCGCGAGGAGGTCCGCACCGACCTCCTGCAGCCGGCCCGCAACCCCACCCCCGGCCGCCATACGGGATCGCAGATCTTCTACGACCTCCTGACCGGCGGCGAACTCCTGGAGAACGCGGCCTGGACGTTCCCCGCCGCCGACCTCGCCGGGCACATCTCCTTCGAGTGGTTCTGGCGCCGGGGCAGCGGACTCGACCACTGGTACGAGGAGGAGGAAGAGATCTTCATCCACCCGCGCGACCCGCACAAACGCGTGGACGCCCTCCCCAGCAGCCGCCATGTCCGGGTCGAGATCGACGGGACGGTCGTCGCCGACACCCGGCGCCCGGTGCTGCTCTTCGAGACCGGGCTGCCCACGCGCTACTACCTGCCGCGCGAGGACGTCCGCCTCGACCTCTTCGAACGGACCGACCACAGCACCGGGTGCCCGTACAAGGGCACGGCCGAGTACTGGACCTGGCGCGGCGAGGGCGAGGTCCCCCGGAACATCCTGTGGAGCTACCCCGACCCGCTGGCCCCCGCGGCCGCCGTGAAGGGGCTGCTGGCGTTCTACAACGAAGCGGTCGACATCACCCTGGACGGCGAACGCCTCCAGCGGCCCCGGACGCCGTTCAGCGACACGCTGACCCCGTCCCGGACCCGGTAGGAGAGACCCCGCCGGCCGGCCGAGAGGGGGCCGGATGACGCTCACCCGGACGCTGCGGGGCGTGCTGCCCCTGCGCCCCGCGGGACTCCTGACCCGCCCCGCCGACACCCGGCGGGCGCTGGCCCTGGCGGACTCGCTCGGCGCCGACAGGGCCCGCGCCGCCCGCCGGACCTTCTCCGACCTGCTCGTGTTCGAGCTCGACGGCGACCCGCCCGCCCTGGTGAAGCACCCGCGCAGCGCACGGGCGACGGACTCGCTCACGGACGAGTGCGCCACCGTCCGGAGCCTGGCCGCGGACGAGCGCCTCGGTGACTGGCGGCGGCTGGTGCCCGCGTTGCGCCTGTGCCGCCTGGACGGCCCGCGTCCCTCGCTCGTGGTGGAGAGCCGCCTGCCCGGCGTCCCGGCCGACACACTGCTGCGGCGCTCACCGTGGCTGGCCCGCCCGGTCGCGCTGTCCGCGCTCGAGGAGATCCGCCGGCTGCACCGGGCCACCGGACACGCCGGGCAGGCCACGGACCCGTTCGAAGACTGGGTCGACAGACGGGTGGCCGTGCTCGCCGACGAGATCCCCTGGTGCGGCCGGGGCCGGGGCGCCGACGCCCTCGGCGCCGTGCGGGACCGCCTGGCCCACGACCTCGCCGGCCGCCCTCTGCTCGTCGGCTGGACCCACGGCGACTTCCACCCCGGGAACGTGCTGACGGACCGGCGCGGGACGGTGTGCGGGCTCATCGACTGGGCGGGAGCCGTCCCCGACGGGCCGTGCGTGCTCGACTGCCACACCTTCGTCCTGACCCTGCGGCACCAGCGGGAGCGCCGGCAGTTCGGGCACGTCGTCGCCGACGTCGTCCGCGCGGGAGCCCTGCCGCCCGGGGACCGGAGGCTGCTCGCCGAGGCCGGCGCACTCGGCCCGGATCCGCGCGGACAGGTCGCGCTCACCCTGCTGACCTGGCTCTGGCACGTCGCGGGCAACGCGCGCAAGTCGGCCCGCTACGGCCGCAGCCGGCGCTGGGTCGCCGACAACGTGGTGCCCGTGCTCGACGAGGTGGCCGCCCGCGGCACGCCCTGAC containing:
- the cobF gene encoding precorrin-6A synthase (deacetylating); the encoded protein is MRTIHVIGIGAGDPEQLTLQAVRALRDTDVFFILDKGEVKSDLTGLRRDMLDAHVPEGTYRIVEARDPDRDRSAGGAAYSPAVGDWRSARAGIYARLIADELGEDETGAFLVWGDPALYDSTLAILEEVLASGTVAFAYDVIPGISSVSSLAARHRTGLNRVARPVQITTGRRLAEGFPDGVDDVVVMLDAHQRFRQYADEDLDIYWGAYLGTPDEILVSGPIAEAAPRIERLRAEARERKGWIMDTYLLRRNPRER
- a CDS encoding DUF309 domain-containing protein, coding for MGSTSSERGQAGERDRDPEGRARNARPRDGLGRPLPYGADGVDRQPEGVVRTPAETVAEAQELLDAGKPFHAHEVFEDAWKSGPEEERALWRGLAQLAVGLTHAARGNTTGGARLLRRGAGAVEEWTAVTGEPRPYGMDPAALTAWARQLADEVERDGGPVDAGARAPRLRGAV
- a CDS encoding aminoglycoside phosphotransferase family protein; translation: MTLTRTLRGVLPLRPAGLLTRPADTRRALALADSLGADRARAARRTFSDLLVFELDGDPPALVKHPRSARATDSLTDECATVRSLAADERLGDWRRLVPALRLCRLDGPRPSLVVESRLPGVPADTLLRRSPWLARPVALSALEEIRRLHRATGHAGQATDPFEDWVDRRVAVLADEIPWCGRGRGADALGAVRDRLAHDLAGRPLLVGWTHGDFHPGNVLTDRRGTVCGLIDWAGAVPDGPCVLDCHTFVLTLRHQRERRQFGHVVADVVRAGALPPGDRRLLAEAGALGPDPRGQVALTLLTWLWHVAGNARKSARYGRSRRWVADNVVPVLDEVAARGTP
- a CDS encoding DUF427 domain-containing protein encodes the protein MPLFPTERSVRTTPEGLLWEPSDRWVRGRKGEVTVVDSRHPVLVWEPDVPVPCYSFPREEVRTDLLQPARNPTPGRHTGSQIFYDLLTGGELLENAAWTFPAADLAGHISFEWFWRRGSGLDHWYEEEEEIFIHPRDPHKRVDALPSSRHVRVEIDGTVVADTRRPVLLFETGLPTRYYLPREDVRLDLFERTDHSTGCPYKGTAEYWTWRGEGEVPRNILWSYPDPLAPAAAVKGLLAFYNEAVDITLDGERLQRPRTPFSDTLTPSRTR
- a CDS encoding NUDIX domain-containing protein, yielding MTAGIDTPDRRGRTGLDRAGRDLTGNPRVRVRDVQLLSSHWYVERTTTFDFQHADGTWTTQQRETHDRGNGATMLLYDAARETVLLTRQFRFPVYVNGHPDGMLVETPGGLLDEDDEHPEIAVRREVVEETGHTIGAVQHVFDVYMSPGSVTERVSFYAAEYGPSTRTHEGGGLEEEGEDIEIVELPFRRALEMIRTGEIADAKTIMLLQWAALEGPFAK